One genomic segment of Marinitoga piezophila KA3 includes these proteins:
- the nfi gene encoding endonuclease V codes for MDYNHIHDFIDLDYKKCINIQKSLINQISLIPLSKEVNVVAGVDLSFYKEFGLAIIVIIDKNFNELEVKYHYQEIEFPYIPGLLAFRELPVFLNAWKKVTIRPDIVFFDGHGIAHPRKMGIATHASFFIEIPTIGIAKSKLYGNFDEPGNNKGDYSYIYDKKDKKIGCVIRTREKTKPVFVSPGNFITIDEARYFALKFSTRYKLPEPTRLAHYYSQKIKNEIFPRRNANGKI; via the coding sequence TTGGATTATAATCATATTCATGATTTTATAGATTTAGATTATAAAAAGTGCATAAATATACAAAAATCTTTAATAAATCAAATTTCACTAATTCCTTTGTCAAAGGAAGTTAATGTGGTTGCAGGAGTCGATCTTTCGTTTTATAAAGAATTTGGATTGGCAATTATAGTAATAATAGATAAAAATTTCAATGAGTTAGAAGTAAAATATCATTATCAGGAAATTGAATTTCCATATATACCTGGATTATTGGCTTTTAGAGAATTACCTGTCTTTTTAAACGCATGGAAAAAAGTCACTATAAGACCTGATATTGTTTTTTTTGACGGTCATGGAATTGCTCATCCAAGAAAAATGGGAATTGCTACTCACGCTTCATTTTTTATAGAAATTCCGACTATTGGTATAGCAAAATCAAAATTATATGGTAACTTTGATGAACCTGGAAATAATAAAGGTGATTATTCATATATTTATGATAAAAAAGACAAAAAAATTGGCTGTGTTATTAGAACGCGTGAAAAAACAAAACCTGTTTTTGTTTCACCGGGGAATTTCATTACAATAGATGAAGCCAGATATTTTGCTTTAAAATTTTCTACAAGGTATAAACTCCCTGAACCAACAAGATTAGCACATTATTACTCTCAAAAAATTAAAAATGAAATCTTTCCAAGGAGGAATGCAAATGGAAAAATTTGA
- a CDS encoding LPP20 family lipoprotein — protein sequence MKRRLYFILALFIIVITFNSCGATNSGIFAQPDMEKNTSYHDFKGFGIIDYKTFPHEAQAKLAALEAARQDAYTKAVEYVYGTYIDSSTTVKDFVMQNKEIESKLYGLIKGAQEINQGFDMNEGMAWVVIRIYKKDIENIIGKRIKYF from the coding sequence ATGAAAAGAAGATTATATTTTATTCTGGCATTATTTATTATAGTAATTACATTTAATTCATGTGGAGCTACAAATAGTGGTATATTTGCTCAACCTGATATGGAAAAGAATACTTCATATCATGATTTTAAAGGATTTGGAATTATTGATTACAAAACTTTTCCTCATGAAGCACAGGCAAAACTTGCAGCTCTTGAGGCTGCAAGGCAGGATGCATATACAAAAGCAGTGGAATATGTTTATGGGACATATATTGATTCCAGTACAACTGTAAAAGATTTCGTTATGCAAAACAAAGAAATTGAATCAAAATTATATGGTTTAATAAAAGGTGCCCAGGAAATAAATCAGGGATTTGATATGAATGAAGGAATGGCATGGGTTGTTATAAGAATATATAAAAAGGATATAGAAAATATTATTGGAAAAAGAATAAAGTACTTCTAA
- a CDS encoding PhoH family protein: protein MKEFINIPDDIEIIELFGTYNNRVKYLKNKFDVEISYLNNRIVIVGNKKNNIERVKSILKEIIDITSNGHLLDWTEFQYITSLYENNKNTIQKNESKSYKSVVNTTVSGMRVQAKTHGQSLYINTMKKNDIVFCIGPAGTGKTYLAVAMAVEFLKTGQIQRIILTRPAVEAGEKLGFLPGTLYEKVDPYLRPLYDSLMDFMPADRIVEYKEKGIIEVVPLAYMRGRTLNNAYIILDEAQNTTYYQMKMFLTRIGFNSKTVITGDITQIDLENKKDSGLLAVQKILKNINGISFIELTENDVVRNPLVKEIIKAYDNFEKIKVKKNEKI from the coding sequence ATTAAAGAGTTTATTAATATACCGGATGACATAGAAATTATAGAACTTTTCGGTACTTATAATAATAGGGTAAAATATTTAAAGAACAAATTTGATGTTGAGATTAGCTATTTAAATAATCGAATTGTTATAGTAGGAAATAAAAAAAACAATATTGAAAGGGTAAAAAGCATTTTAAAGGAAATAATAGATATAACCTCAAATGGACATTTGCTTGATTGGACAGAATTTCAATATATAACTTCATTATATGAAAATAATAAAAATACAATTCAAAAAAATGAATCTAAATCATATAAAAGTGTTGTAAATACTACAGTAAGTGGAATGAGAGTTCAGGCAAAAACACACGGACAGTCGTTATATATAAACACAATGAAAAAAAATGATATAGTCTTTTGTATAGGACCAGCCGGAACGGGGAAAACATATCTTGCAGTAGCTATGGCGGTTGAATTTTTAAAAACAGGTCAAATACAGAGAATTATATTAACAAGACCTGCAGTTGAAGCAGGTGAAAAATTAGGTTTTTTGCCAGGAACGTTATACGAAAAAGTTGATCCTTATTTAAGGCCGCTTTATGATTCGTTAATGGATTTTATGCCAGCAGATAGAATAGTTGAATATAAAGAAAAAGGAATTATAGAAGTGGTACCATTGGCATATATGAGAGGAAGAACTTTGAATAATGCATATATTATTCTTGATGAAGCGCAGAATACTACATATTATCAAATGAAAATGTTTTTGACCAGGATAGGATTTAATTCAAAAACTGTTATTACAGGAGATATTACACAAATAGATCTTGAAAACAAAAAGGATTCAGGACTTTTAGCTGTTCAAAAAATATTAAAAAATATAAATGGGATTTCATTTATAGAATTAACTGAAAATGATGTTGTTAGAAATCCATTGGTTAAAGAAATTATAAAAGCCTATGATAATTTTGAGAAAATCAAGGTGAAGAAAAATGAAAAAATTTAA
- the ispF gene encoding 2-C-methyl-D-erythritol 2,4-cyclodiphosphate synthase has product MFRVGFGYDVHPFEKGKKLYLGGIEVNSDLGLKGHSDGDVLIHSIIDALLGACGYENIGELFPETEEYKNIDSKILLKKTMEKLSNIKIINIDTTVVTSYVKINKYKTEMKELLSKLMRISPSQVNIKGKSGNSLGIGGKNEGIEAYCVVLIECGE; this is encoded by the coding sequence ATGTTCAGAGTTGGTTTTGGATATGATGTACATCCTTTTGAAAAAGGCAAAAAATTATATCTTGGCGGCATTGAGGTAAATTCTGATTTAGGATTAAAAGGGCATTCCGATGGGGATGTCCTTATTCATTCTATAATTGATGCATTACTTGGGGCATGTGGATATGAAAATATAGGAGAGCTTTTCCCTGAAACTGAAGAATATAAAAATATAGACAGCAAAATTCTATTAAAAAAAACTATGGAAAAACTTTCAAATATCAAAATAATCAATATAGATACCACCGTTGTTACTTCTTATGTAAAGATAAACAAATATAAAACGGAAATGAAAGAGCTTTTATCAAAATTAATGAGAATTTCACCTTCCCAAGTTAATATAAAAGGAAAATCAGGAAATTCGCTTGGAATCGGCGGCAAAAATGAAGGTATAGAAGCTTATTGTGTTGTATTAATTGAGTGTGGTGAATAA
- a CDS encoding glycerophosphodiester phosphodiesterase family protein, with amino-acid sequence MRFLKIITIVFSIIISLSMVYDKFNDEINYNKIFSDIEKYKATHKIKGGRKMKDRPVILGHRGYRSKYPENTILAYLKAIEYGGDGVELDVHLSSDNVLIIHHDDNFEKITGDKRKIREMTSKEIMKIKIDGEPVPTLEEVFVKLPEYAYINVEIKDPDASELAYNVVKSFNAFDRVLFSSFEIESLRRLRNLDKDIDLGLLIEDKERIEKIMGLHKELNFYSLNLPVEGIEMLGLDNFKTLISKYSEIGLHIVIWTLNDIKTLENLDGYIDAVITDDIEKIVNYYK; translated from the coding sequence GTGAGATTTTTAAAGATCATAACTATTGTTTTTTCTATAATTATTTCATTATCAATGGTATATGATAAATTTAACGATGAAATTAATTATAATAAAATATTTTCAGATATTGAAAAATATAAAGCAACACATAAAATTAAAGGAGGAAGAAAGATGAAAGATAGACCTGTAATACTTGGTCATAGAGGATATAGGAGTAAATATCCAGAAAACACAATTTTAGCTTATTTAAAAGCTATAGAATATGGTGGAGATGGTGTGGAGCTTGATGTTCACCTTTCTTCAGATAATGTTTTAATAATTCATCATGATGATAACTTTGAAAAGATCACAGGTGATAAAAGAAAAATTAGAGAAATGACTTCGAAAGAAATAATGAAAATAAAAATAGACGGAGAGCCAGTTCCTACGCTTGAAGAGGTTTTTGTAAAATTACCAGAATATGCATATATTAATGTTGAAATAAAAGATCCAGATGCCTCTGAGCTTGCATATAATGTTGTTAAAAGTTTTAATGCGTTTGATAGAGTTCTATTTTCTTCATTTGAAATTGAAAGTTTGAGACGTTTAAGAAATCTTGATAAAGATATAGATCTTGGACTATTAATTGAAGATAAAGAGAGAATAGAAAAAATAATGGGCTTACACAAAGAGCTTAATTTTTATTCTTTAAACCTTCCAGTTGAAGGAATTGAAATGTTGGGGTTAGATAATTTTAAAACATTAATATCAAAATATTCTGAGATTGGGTTGCATATTGTAATATGGACATTAAATGATATTAAAACATTAGAAAATTTAGATGGTTATATAGATGCTGTAATTACAGATGATATTGAAAAAATAGTGAATTATTATAAATGA
- a CDS encoding ferritin family protein produces the protein MPEFANPFSGLKKDKKLSHEELVRAIRFMVAAEYEAVQMYMQLAESTDNKLAKEVLIDIANEERVHAGEFLRLLKELAPDEEKYYEEGAKEVEEEIEKLKE, from the coding sequence ATGCCTGAATTTGCAAATCCATTTTCTGGATTAAAAAAGGATAAGAAATTATCTCATGAAGAATTGGTAAGGGCTATTAGATTCATGGTTGCAGCAGAATATGAGGCAGTTCAAATGTATATGCAACTTGCAGAATCTACGGATAACAAATTGGCAAAAGAAGTTCTTATTGATATTGCCAATGAAGAAAGAGTACACGCAGGAGAATTTTTAAGGTTATTGAAAGAACTTGCACCTGATGAAGAAAAGTATTATGAAGAGGGTGCCAAAGAGGTTGAAGAGGAAATTGAAAAGTTAAAAGAATAA
- the dnaN gene encoding DNA polymerase III subunit beta, with amino-acid sequence MIYKLEVTRNKLLNLMDMASKAVAKKTTNPVLSGFKFSVKDNNLHLYATDLQTSFHGVLSNILFEEVEKIDNELFGEESVSADAVENENFEVIETEEENNTLFSPEEIKTDSTSLKPEFVVDATNFVDIIRNLNYENINIYIEGKNIKIIAGKSEFVVPTMDPEDFPEIVPNKVEEGIFTFEKTKLLAMIEKVIFCALKSSENISKNLNGVYWDFREGGYLTLVAADGYRLALAELSLDTVNMPPSFLLSLKSMEELVNVLKSSKTENIELFFDGSRVLIFLEDDKVEIILNVVDAPFPDYINIIPQAFKTKVIASTDLFLNVLKRVSIAAKNDQVKIEIKDSIMELSAKSPDVGLAVEELEVDKEGEDILIAYSPKYLREAIDHIATAEVEFNITSESSQTMIKPVGDDSYMYIVMPVRLQ; translated from the coding sequence ATGATTTATAAGCTAGAAGTTACAAGAAACAAGCTCTTAAACCTTATGGATATGGCATCAAAAGCTGTGGCTAAAAAAACAACAAACCCTGTATTATCTGGATTTAAGTTTTCTGTTAAGGATAACAATTTACACCTTTACGCAACAGATTTACAAACTTCTTTTCATGGTGTTTTAAGTAACATATTATTTGAAGAGGTTGAAAAAATAGACAATGAATTATTCGGAGAAGAAAGCGTTTCAGCTGATGCTGTTGAAAATGAAAATTTTGAAGTTATTGAAACCGAAGAAGAAAACAACACATTATTTTCCCCTGAAGAAATAAAGACTGATTCAACTTCTTTAAAACCTGAATTTGTAGTTGATGCTACAAACTTTGTAGATATTATAAGAAATTTAAATTATGAAAATATTAATATCTATATTGAAGGAAAAAACATTAAAATTATTGCTGGAAAATCTGAATTTGTAGTTCCAACAATGGATCCTGAAGATTTTCCGGAAATAGTACCAAATAAAGTTGAAGAAGGAATATTTACATTTGAAAAAACTAAATTATTAGCTATGATTGAAAAGGTTATTTTTTGTGCATTAAAAAGCTCTGAAAATATTTCAAAAAATTTAAATGGTGTTTATTGGGACTTTAGAGAAGGTGGTTATTTAACTCTTGTTGCTGCAGATGGTTATAGATTAGCACTTGCTGAACTTTCATTAGATACAGTAAATATGCCACCATCATTTTTATTATCTCTAAAAAGTATGGAAGAACTCGTAAATGTTTTAAAGAGCTCAAAAACCGAAAACATAGAACTTTTCTTTGATGGTTCCAGGGTTCTAATATTCCTAGAAGACGATAAGGTAGAAATAATCTTAAATGTCGTTGATGCACCTTTCCCGGATTATATAAATATAATTCCTCAGGCATTTAAAACAAAAGTTATTGCGTCAACAGATTTATTCCTTAATGTTTTAAAAAGAGTTTCAATTGCTGCAAAAAATGATCAGGTAAAAATAGAAATAAAAGATAGTATTATGGAATTATCAGCGAAATCACCTGATGTAGGTCTTGCTGTTGAAGAATTAGAAGTTGATAAAGAAGGTGAAGATATATTAATAGCTTATTCTCCAAAATATCTAAGAGAGGCTATTGACCATATTGCAACCGCTGAGGTTGAATTTAATATTACAAGTGAAAGCTCACAAACAATGATAAAACCTGTTGGCGATGATTCATACATGTATATAGTTATGCCAGTGAGGTTACAATAA
- a CDS encoding 2-hydroxyacid dehydrogenase, producing the protein MKILFLHQFNSYWDEKLKELKKEFPEIEIIFPQKNKEISLKNAEAIIGGFINETELEIAEKLKIIFVPFAGVEQLPLEILKEKNIIVSNAHGNGKYVAERAVALALALLGKVIPFHEDLKNGVWHGFTVGESIFESWHSIQGMKIGILGFGEIGKNIARFLKPFDTEIHILKNKKIDYIPENVDKVYYDVDEIIEQSEMLFLTLPLTEKTFNILSKERIMKMKDKYIINIGRGKLIDEEGLYLSLKEGILKGVALDVWFNYPTKENKNVYPSKYPIWEFDNVVLSPHVGGYSFHATTAGIDYTIESIKSYLKTGKPLSIVDYEHKY; encoded by the coding sequence TTGAAAATCCTGTTTTTGCATCAATTTAATAGTTACTGGGATGAAAAATTGAAAGAATTAAAAAAGGAATTCCCGGAAATAGAAATAATATTTCCTCAAAAAAATAAAGAAATATCATTAAAAAATGCTGAAGCAATAATAGGTGGATTTATAAATGAAACAGAATTAGAAATAGCAGAAAAGCTTAAAATAATTTTTGTTCCTTTTGCTGGTGTTGAACAATTACCTTTGGAAATATTAAAAGAAAAGAATATTATTGTTTCAAATGCTCATGGGAATGGGAAATATGTCGCTGAAAGAGCTGTAGCCTTAGCTTTAGCTCTTCTTGGAAAAGTTATTCCATTTCATGAAGATTTAAAAAATGGAGTATGGCATGGTTTTACAGTTGGAGAATCGATTTTTGAATCATGGCACTCAATTCAAGGAATGAAAATAGGAATACTTGGATTTGGAGAAATTGGTAAAAATATAGCCAGGTTTTTAAAACCTTTTGATACTGAAATTCATATATTAAAAAACAAAAAGATTGATTATATTCCAGAAAATGTTGATAAAGTTTATTATGATGTTGATGAAATAATTGAACAAAGCGAAATGTTGTTTTTAACTCTTCCGTTAACTGAAAAAACATTTAATATTTTGAGCAAGGAACGGATTATGAAAATGAAAGATAAGTATATAATAAATATTGGAAGAGGGAAATTAATTGATGAAGAAGGGTTATATTTATCTCTTAAAGAAGGAATTTTAAAAGGTGTAGCTTTGGATGTATGGTTTAATTATCCAACAAAAGAAAATAAAAATGTGTATCCTTCAAAATATCCTATATGGGAATTTGATAATGTTGTTTTATCTCCGCATGTAGGTGGCTATTCATTTCATGCAACAACAGCAGGTATAGATTATACTATTGAAAGTATTAAATCATATTTGAAAACAGGAAAACCATTGTCAATAGTTGATTATGAACATAAATATTAA